The Aythya fuligula isolate bAytFul2 chromosome 2, bAytFul2.pri, whole genome shotgun sequence genome contains a region encoding:
- the LOC116485969 gene encoding RING finger protein 151-like: MGYDIERFVGYVNEGLLCSICRDVLEDPLQAPCEHAFCTACIHGWLVHHSNCPEDRQAIDVSVLRPLYRYMKNDLNRLQLHCKNREYGCEMVCSLESLDRHERECEYSQIPCSNAGCTIQVERRNLDVHLAVCEYRSRECPNGCGYTILSAEDTQHNCVAELRTELELLRSEMICRVEEAKHEMESRLDSQRRHMVQKESILQNEIEELKSQMSRMMSDVRSLMAAERQHRQELEQAELEKRELMELLRGLQKDCRLSTTEGSRKPTAFRPLTRLESAKRKPREVTVI, translated from the exons ATGGGTTATGACATCGAGCGGTTTGTTGGCTACGTTAACGAAGGGCTCTTATGCTCCATCTGCCGTGATGTGTTAGAGGATCCGCTGCAGGCTCCTTGTGAACACGCTTTCTGTACTGCTTGCATCCACGGCTGGCTCGTTCATCACAGTAACTGCCCTGAAGACAGACAAGCGATTGATGTGTCTGTGCTACGACCTCTGTACAG ATAtatgaaaaatgatttaaatcGTCTTCAGCTGCATTGCAAAAACAGAGAGTATGGCTGTGAAATGGTTTGTTCTCTAGAGTCCCTCGACCGGCACGAAAGGGAGTGTGAATACAGCCAGATACCCTGCTCCAATGCTG GCTGCACCATTCAGGTTGAGCGGCGCAACCTTGATGTTCACCTGGCAGTGTGTGAATATCGGAGCCGCGAGTGCCCCAACGGCTGTGGTTACACCATTCTCAGCGCAGAAGACACGCAGCATAACTGCGTAGCCGAGCTAAGAACCGAGCTAGAGCTACTTCG gTCAGAAATGATCTGCAGAGTGGAGGAGGCAAAGCATGAGATGGAGTCAAGGTTAGATTCACAGAGGAGGCACATGGTCCAGAAAGAGAGCATTCTGCAGAATGAAATCGAAGAACTGAAG AGTCAGATGTCCCGGATGATGTCAGATGTCCGTTCCCTGATGGCTGCGGAGAGGCAGCATCgccaggagctggagcaagcagagctggaaaagcgGGAGTTAATGGAGCTGCTGAGGGGGCTGCAGAAGGACTGTCGGTTAAGCACCACGGAGGGAAGCAGGAAGCCAACAGCCTTCCGCCCACTGACACGACTAGAGAGTGCAAAAAGGAAACCCAGGGAAGTGACAGTTATCTAA